From Micromonospora sp. NBC_01699, a single genomic window includes:
- a CDS encoding SDR family NAD(P)-dependent oxidoreductase, which produces MRQNVAGLAGRVALVTGGSRGIGAAIVARLARDGADVAFTYVDAEDRAKTVVAEVEALGRRVVAVRADSASSDGASGAVERTVAELGRLDILVNNAGVFPYGPIEDVSLAELDRTLAIHVRGVFLATQAAVRQMGTGGRVISIGSCFVERVPYAGVSLYAMTKSALIGLTRGLARDLGPRGITVNLVHPGSTDTDMNPADGESADHERTFIALGHYAEPTDIAATVGHLAGEGGRYITGTSIAVDGGFAA; this is translated from the coding sequence ATGAGGCAGAACGTGGCCGGACTTGCTGGCAGGGTCGCCCTGGTGACCGGGGGAAGTCGGGGTATCGGCGCGGCGATCGTGGCCCGGCTGGCGCGGGACGGCGCCGACGTCGCGTTCACCTACGTCGACGCCGAGGACCGGGCCAAGACCGTCGTGGCCGAGGTCGAGGCGCTGGGACGCCGGGTGGTCGCCGTCCGCGCCGACAGCGCGAGCTCCGACGGCGCGAGCGGCGCGGTCGAGCGTACGGTCGCCGAGCTGGGTCGGCTCGACATCCTCGTGAACAACGCCGGGGTGTTCCCGTACGGTCCGATCGAGGACGTGAGCCTCGCCGAGCTGGACCGGACCCTCGCGATCCACGTACGCGGTGTCTTCCTGGCCACCCAGGCGGCGGTCCGGCAGATGGGTACGGGCGGGCGCGTGATCAGCATCGGCAGCTGCTTCGTCGAGCGGGTGCCGTACGCCGGGGTGAGCCTCTACGCCATGACCAAGAGCGCGCTGATCGGCCTGACCCGGGGGCTGGCCCGCGACCTCGGCCCGCGCGGCATCACCGTCAACCTGGTGCATCCCGGCTCCACCGACACCGACATGAACCCGGCCGACGGCGAGAGCGCCGACCACGAACGGACCTTCATCGCGCTCGGCCACTACGCCGAGCCGACCGACATCGCCGCCACCGTCGGCCACCTGGCCGGCGAGGGCGGTCGCTACATCACCGGTACGTCCATCGCGGTCGACGGTGGATTCGCCGCCTGA
- a CDS encoding AfsR/SARP family transcriptional regulator codes for MLQVRLLGPVSAHSPDGPVPLGGRKPRALFAALVLERGRVVPASRLIDVVWPDSPPESARALIQTYVSTLRKSFARHGLPDVIGSDPPGYLARLDDATVDADLLAELVGAAGERAGRGDHGRAAELLRRAIGLSHGPALSGLDQSPLSADARRLDELLLVARSERVEAELNLGRLDHLAELTGLLEGHPTNERLRGQLMLTLYRLGRQTDALACYREGRSALVEELGVEPGQPLRELHDAILRGAGELRHGGRPKPDPGPPVVIPAQVPLAPSDFTGREAERGTLVAALRSAMPGTHVLAGQGGSGKSALAARVARQVAGSFPDGLLYADLRGMTETPATPDEVLAGFLRSLGVGPAHLPDPGPERTELYRSLVADRRILVLCDDAANERQVRPLLPAGPRCAALITSRDRLAGLAGATLIELGVLTDEEAWALLCRIIGAERAAVDADSARRILAGCENLPLAIRIAGARLATRRRLPLRVLAERLADERQRLDELAAGDLAVRSSIALSYRALDERAGAALRRLGFLGIPEFDAFVLGRLLDTPEPAAERLLELLVDAHLVEFTGVDPTGTLRYRLHDLVRLYARERADAEEPAGTLRDAVLRAVDGWRSVMNHIAATFPPAEVVWREPPVPGTAVPDDLARRVLADPAGWLQREESVLAIGVERAAAIGLHEVACDFVSTRMALDLEGVNRFEFRSRIVNAALAASVLAGNLHGEAVMLAELAQLRYAEDRYAESRRHFGEALSRFRALRDVRGQASALAGLGLACREPGHLAEALHFLDQSAALVHTLDDPVGLGYVHRVRGSVFLEQGNFPAALADLERSMRAYLRTGSRRGVAYTLRSLGLYHRARGEYDEALRACAEAAEIFAELGNDLMHAYAVRAHATTQLRMGLVAEALPRLEWVLSVARDAGDRWGQGVTLRALGQLHLAQGRLDLAQEALDTALSLWDTVQAPLWRARTEYVLSQVYAARGDAVAAERAFANARRVFHDRHSREYVVLTDPPTVAPGGSKPR; via the coding sequence TTGCTACAGGTCCGGCTACTCGGTCCGGTCTCGGCCCACTCCCCGGACGGGCCGGTACCGCTGGGCGGCCGAAAGCCACGGGCGCTGTTCGCGGCGCTGGTGCTGGAACGGGGGCGGGTCGTACCGGCCAGCCGCCTGATCGACGTGGTCTGGCCGGACAGCCCGCCGGAGAGCGCCCGTGCCCTGATCCAGACCTACGTCTCCACCCTGCGCAAGTCGTTCGCCCGGCACGGCCTTCCGGACGTCATCGGCAGTGATCCGCCGGGCTACCTGGCCCGACTCGACGACGCGACGGTGGACGCCGATCTCCTCGCCGAACTCGTCGGCGCGGCCGGGGAGCGGGCCGGGCGCGGCGACCACGGCCGGGCGGCGGAGCTGCTGCGGCGGGCGATCGGGCTGAGTCACGGACCGGCCCTGTCGGGTCTTGATCAGTCGCCGCTGTCCGCCGACGCCCGCCGGCTCGACGAGCTGCTCCTGGTCGCCCGGAGCGAGCGGGTCGAGGCCGAGCTGAATCTCGGTCGCCTCGACCACCTGGCCGAACTGACCGGGCTGCTGGAGGGTCACCCGACCAACGAGCGGCTACGCGGGCAGCTCATGCTCACCCTGTACCGGTTGGGGCGGCAGACCGACGCGCTCGCCTGCTACCGGGAGGGCAGGTCGGCGCTGGTCGAGGAGTTGGGCGTCGAGCCGGGCCAGCCACTGCGGGAACTGCACGACGCGATCCTGCGCGGTGCCGGCGAGCTGCGCCACGGCGGCCGGCCCAAGCCCGATCCGGGCCCGCCCGTGGTGATCCCGGCGCAGGTCCCGCTCGCCCCCTCGGACTTCACCGGGCGGGAGGCGGAACGAGGGACGCTGGTCGCCGCGCTGCGGTCCGCCATGCCGGGTACGCACGTCCTGGCCGGTCAGGGTGGCAGCGGCAAGTCGGCGCTCGCCGCCCGGGTCGCCCGGCAGGTGGCCGGGTCGTTCCCGGACGGTCTGCTCTACGCCGACCTGCGCGGCATGACCGAGACCCCGGCGACGCCGGACGAGGTGCTGGCCGGCTTCCTCCGCTCGCTCGGGGTCGGTCCGGCCCACCTCCCGGACCCCGGCCCGGAGCGGACCGAGTTGTACCGCAGCCTGGTCGCCGATCGGCGCATCCTGGTCCTCTGCGACGACGCGGCGAACGAACGGCAGGTCCGGCCGCTGCTACCGGCCGGACCGCGCTGCGCGGCGTTGATCACCTCTCGGGATCGGCTGGCCGGGCTGGCCGGCGCGACCCTGATCGAACTCGGGGTCCTCACCGACGAGGAGGCGTGGGCCCTGCTCTGCCGGATCATCGGGGCGGAACGGGCCGCCGTCGACGCCGACTCGGCCCGGCGCATCCTGGCCGGCTGCGAGAACCTGCCGCTGGCGATCCGGATCGCGGGAGCACGGCTGGCCACCCGCCGGCGCCTGCCGCTGCGGGTGCTCGCCGAGCGGCTGGCCGACGAGCGGCAGCGCCTCGACGAACTCGCCGCCGGTGACCTCGCCGTACGGTCCAGCATCGCCCTCAGTTACCGGGCTCTGGACGAGCGCGCCGGGGCGGCGCTGCGCCGGTTGGGTTTCCTCGGCATCCCCGAGTTCGACGCGTTCGTGCTCGGCCGGCTGCTGGACACCCCCGAACCCGCCGCCGAGCGGTTGCTGGAACTGCTGGTCGACGCGCACCTGGTGGAGTTCACCGGGGTCGACCCGACCGGCACGCTGCGTTACCGACTGCACGACCTGGTTCGCCTCTACGCGCGGGAGCGGGCGGACGCGGAGGAACCGGCCGGGACGCTGCGGGACGCGGTGCTCCGGGCGGTCGACGGTTGGCGGTCGGTCATGAACCACATCGCGGCCACCTTCCCGCCGGCCGAGGTCGTCTGGCGGGAGCCACCCGTACCGGGAACGGCGGTGCCGGACGATCTGGCCCGGCGGGTCCTCGCCGACCCGGCGGGCTGGCTCCAGCGCGAGGAATCGGTGCTGGCCATCGGGGTCGAGCGGGCCGCGGCGATCGGCCTGCACGAGGTCGCCTGCGACTTCGTCTCGACCCGGATGGCGCTGGACCTGGAGGGGGTGAACCGGTTCGAGTTCCGGTCCCGGATCGTCAACGCCGCGCTGGCGGCGAGCGTGCTGGCCGGCAACCTGCACGGTGAGGCGGTCATGCTGGCGGAGCTGGCGCAACTGCGGTACGCCGAGGACCGGTACGCCGAGTCCCGGCGGCACTTCGGCGAGGCGTTGAGCAGGTTCCGCGCCCTGCGCGACGTACGGGGGCAGGCGTCGGCGCTGGCCGGGCTGGGCCTGGCCTGCCGGGAGCCCGGTCACCTGGCGGAGGCGTTGCACTTCCTCGACCAGTCGGCGGCGTTGGTGCACACCCTGGACGATCCGGTCGGCCTCGGCTACGTGCACCGGGTACGCGGTTCGGTGTTCCTGGAACAGGGCAACTTCCCGGCCGCGCTCGCCGACCTGGAGCGGTCGATGCGCGCCTACCTGCGTACCGGCAGCCGGCGCGGGGTGGCGTACACGCTGCGCAGCCTCGGGCTCTACCACCGGGCCCGGGGCGAGTACGACGAGGCGTTGCGCGCCTGCGCCGAGGCTGCGGAGATCTTCGCCGAACTCGGCAACGACCTGATGCACGCGTACGCCGTACGCGCGCATGCCACCACCCAGTTGCGGATGGGCCTGGTCGCCGAGGCGCTGCCCCGGTTGGAGTGGGTGCTGTCGGTGGCCCGCGACGCCGGGGACCGGTGGGGGCAGGGCGTGACGCTGCGCGCGCTGGGGCAGTTGCACCTCGCGCAGGGGCGGCTCGACCTGGCGCAGGAAGCGCTCGACACGGCGCTCTCGCTGTGGGACACCGTCCAGGCGCCGCTCTGGCGGGCCCGGACCGAGTACGTCCTGTCCCAGGTGTACGCCGCGCGCGGGGACGCGGTCGCGGCGGAGCGGGCCTTCGCCAACGCGCGCCGGGTCTTCCACGACCGGCACTCCCGCGAGTACGTCGTGCTGACCGACCCGCCGACGGTGGCTCCGGGCGGCTCGAAGCCCCGCTGA
- a CDS encoding TetR/AcrR family transcriptional regulator: MAGRGRPRTFDRTVALGRAMEVFWQHGYEGASMAELTTAMGIASPSLYAAFGSKEALFREAVAHYNATEGAAPLAALDGGDTARAGIEAMLRHNARTHVDPSRPLGCMVVLAATAGPAGNDEVRRFLAGCRNDDIAGLRTRVERGVVEGDVPPTVDSAMVARFFGAVQQGMSVQARDGASRETLDDIVTCAMAAWDRLVNLPTGSGGTRARPAPAKAAVPG; this comes from the coding sequence ATGGCGGGACGGGGACGACCGCGCACGTTCGATCGAACGGTCGCGCTGGGGCGGGCGATGGAGGTGTTCTGGCAACACGGTTACGAGGGCGCCTCGATGGCCGAACTCACCACGGCGATGGGTATCGCCTCGCCGAGCCTCTATGCCGCCTTCGGTAGCAAGGAGGCGTTGTTCCGGGAGGCCGTGGCGCACTACAACGCGACCGAGGGCGCCGCCCCGTTGGCCGCACTCGACGGCGGCGACACCGCGCGGGCCGGTATCGAGGCGATGCTGCGGCACAATGCCCGTACCCACGTGGATCCGTCCCGGCCGCTGGGCTGCATGGTCGTACTGGCCGCCACCGCCGGCCCGGCCGGAAACGACGAGGTCCGTCGATTTCTCGCCGGGTGCCGCAACGACGACATCGCCGGGCTCCGTACCCGCGTCGAACGGGGTGTGGTCGAGGGCGACGTACCACCGACCGTCGACTCCGCGATGGTCGCCCGCTTCTTCGGCGCCGTACAACAGGGAATGTCGGTCCAGGCCCGGGACGGCGCGAGCCGCGAGACGCTCGACGACATCGTCACCTGCGCCATGGCGGCCTGGGACCGGTTGGTGAACCTTCCCACCGGGTCGGGCGGCACGAGGGCGCGTCCCGCACCGGCGAAGGCCGCCGTACCCGGGTGA
- a CDS encoding ABC transporter permease has protein sequence MTVTSSARRWGARVRGYPTAVAGCAAAVAALTLIPLGYVAGFAVGEGWGAAYQQLVRPRVGELLSNTARLAVAAMLASAVLGTGAAWLTERTDLPGRRVWHVLLAVPLAVPAFVNSFGWVSLTPAVEGYGGAVLVVTLSYYPLVYLPAAATLRGLDPALEDTARALGLSPARVFLRVVVPQLRPAILGGMLLVGLHLLAEFGALQMLRFPTFTTAIYDQYQATFNGPTATMLGSVLAVACLLLLMGELRLRGRVRHARLGSGSARYATPVRLGRRTPAALAAVTGVVGLALGVPLGSLVYWLSTGSSTRFPVADLAGATATTLGLGVAGAAVTVTLALPVAWLTVRRPGRLSTVIERATYFGSALPGIIVALALITICVRSAPALYQTTTMLLAAYAILFMPRAVVSLRSALAHAPPHLDDAARALGAGPVAVWGRVTLPLIAPGVGAGAALVFLAVTTELTSTLLLAPIGTRTLATEFWANSDSVAYGAAAPYAALMVILSAPLAYLLSRTTGRTR, from the coding sequence GTGACGGTGACGTCGTCGGCGCGGCGGTGGGGTGCCCGGGTACGCGGGTACCCCACCGCCGTCGCCGGGTGCGCCGCCGCAGTGGCCGCGCTGACCCTGATCCCGCTCGGCTACGTCGCCGGGTTCGCGGTGGGCGAGGGCTGGGGTGCCGCGTACCAGCAGCTCGTCCGGCCGCGCGTCGGGGAACTGCTGTCGAACACCGCCCGCCTGGCGGTCGCGGCGATGCTCGCCAGCGCGGTCCTCGGCACCGGCGCCGCCTGGCTGACCGAACGCACCGACCTGCCCGGTCGCCGGGTGTGGCACGTCCTGCTCGCCGTGCCGCTGGCCGTTCCCGCGTTCGTCAACAGCTTCGGCTGGGTGTCGCTCACCCCGGCCGTCGAGGGCTACGGCGGAGCGGTCCTGGTCGTCACGCTCTCCTACTACCCACTGGTCTACCTGCCCGCCGCCGCGACGCTGCGCGGACTCGACCCGGCCCTCGAAGACACCGCCCGCGCCCTCGGACTGTCCCCGGCGCGGGTCTTCCTGCGCGTTGTCGTGCCGCAGCTGCGGCCGGCGATCCTCGGCGGAATGCTGCTGGTCGGCCTGCACCTGCTGGCCGAGTTCGGGGCCCTGCAAATGCTGCGCTTCCCCACCTTCACCACCGCCATCTACGACCAGTACCAGGCCACCTTCAACGGACCCACCGCGACCATGCTCGGCAGCGTGCTGGCCGTCGCCTGCCTGCTGCTGCTGATGGGCGAGCTGCGACTGCGGGGACGGGTCCGGCACGCCCGGCTCGGGTCCGGGTCGGCCCGGTACGCGACCCCGGTACGCCTGGGTCGGCGGACACCTGCGGCGCTGGCCGCCGTCACCGGTGTCGTCGGGCTCGCCCTCGGGGTGCCGCTGGGCAGCCTGGTCTACTGGCTGAGCACCGGATCCTCCACCCGGTTCCCGGTCGCCGACCTGGCCGGCGCGACGGCGACCACCCTCGGCCTGGGTGTGGCCGGTGCCGCCGTCACGGTCACGCTCGCGCTACCGGTGGCCTGGCTGACCGTCCGTCGGCCCGGTCGGCTCAGTACCGTCATCGAACGGGCCACCTATTTCGGCAGCGCGCTTCCGGGCATCATCGTCGCCCTCGCCCTGATCACCATCTGCGTCCGCTCCGCCCCCGCCCTCTACCAGACCACGACGATGCTGCTGGCCGCGTACGCGATCCTGTTCATGCCGCGCGCGGTGGTGAGCCTGCGGTCCGCCCTCGCCCACGCGCCCCCGCACCTCGACGACGCCGCCCGCGCCCTGGGCGCCGGACCGGTCGCCGTCTGGGGCCGGGTGACGCTGCCGCTCATCGCCCCCGGTGTCGGAGCCGGGGCGGCCCTGGTGTTCCTGGCCGTCACCACCGAACTCACCAGCACCCTGCTGCTCGCACCGATCGGCACCCGCACGCTCGCCACCGAGTTCTGGGCCAACAGCGACTCCGTCGCGTACGGCGCCGCCGCCCCGTACGCGGCGCTCATGGTGATCCTGTCGGCGCCACTGGCCTACCTCCTCAGCCGCACCACAGGCAGGACCCGATGA
- a CDS encoding ABC transporter ATP-binding protein — MTDLTITALTKSYPDQTVLDGIDLHVPASTLTAVLGPSGCGKTTLLRLVAGFDRPDSGTVSVGSTTVTGPGRWTPAHRRQIGYVAQEGALFPHLTVAANIGFGLPRRRRRDRGRLAELLDLVGLDPALHGRYPHQLSGGQQQRVALARALAPEPSVVLLDEPFSALDTALREGTRRAVTAALAATGTTTILVTHDQAEALSLADQVAVMRRGRLVQAGSPAELYHHPADLELAGFLGTAVILPATLADDGAHTVLGVIPVRRPRPAVGDSVMIRPEQITLTPPAADRPAAHVAAVTFYGPDAIVELRLPGAASPITARVPSHRTPPVGTETGLAVRGTVTAYPSGS, encoded by the coding sequence ATGACCGACCTCACCATCACCGCCCTGACCAAGAGCTATCCCGACCAGACCGTGCTCGACGGGATCGACCTGCACGTACCGGCCAGCACCCTGACCGCCGTACTGGGGCCCTCCGGGTGCGGCAAGACCACCCTGCTGCGCCTCGTCGCCGGGTTCGACCGACCGGACAGCGGCACCGTCAGCGTCGGTTCCACCACGGTCACCGGGCCGGGCCGCTGGACCCCGGCACACCGGCGGCAGATCGGCTACGTCGCCCAGGAGGGTGCGCTGTTCCCGCACCTGACCGTCGCGGCCAACATCGGTTTCGGGCTCCCCCGGCGCCGGCGGCGTGACCGGGGCCGGCTCGCCGAACTGCTGGACCTGGTCGGTCTCGACCCGGCCCTGCACGGCCGCTATCCGCACCAGCTCTCGGGCGGACAGCAGCAGCGGGTCGCGTTGGCCCGCGCCCTGGCGCCCGAGCCGAGCGTCGTCCTGCTCGACGAGCCGTTCTCCGCCCTGGACACCGCCCTGCGCGAGGGCACCCGGCGCGCCGTCACCGCCGCGCTGGCCGCCACCGGCACCACCACCATCCTGGTCACCCACGACCAGGCGGAGGCCCTCTCCCTGGCCGACCAGGTAGCGGTGATGCGCCGGGGCCGGCTCGTCCAGGCCGGGTCGCCGGCCGAGCTCTACCACCACCCGGCCGACCTGGAACTCGCCGGCTTCCTCGGCACCGCCGTGATCCTGCCCGCCACCCTCGCCGACGACGGCGCCCACACCGTCCTGGGTGTCATCCCGGTACGGCGGCCCCGGCCCGCCGTCGGCGACAGCGTCATGATCCGGCCCGAACAGATCACGCTCACCCCACCGGCCGCCGACCGGCCCGCGGCACACGTCGCGGCCGTCACCTTCTACGGACCCGACGCGATCGTCGAGCTCAGGTTGCCCGGAGCCGCCTCCCCGATCACCGCCCGCGTGCCCAGTCACCGGACCCCACCGGTCGGCACCGAGACCGGCCTGGCCGTACGCGGCACCGTCACCGCGTACCCGTCGGGTTCGTGA
- a CDS encoding M15 family metallopeptidase, which yields MDEVLNVGMVLLSDPGVTATQVRECGEPLVDLRDVDALRLDHRLADSAGAFARLRVGVVDRLVTAQTLLPAGTRLLVIEGYRPLSLQEHYFEAHVRRLRDRTPDADESALRRHASRYISPPAVAPHVAGAAVDLTLCSVDGEELPMGTAVNDTDTTACHTDSPDIGAPARANRDLLCAALHGAGLVNYPSEWWHWSYGDRYWAYLTGSDHALYGPVSA from the coding sequence GTGGATGAGGTGCTGAACGTGGGCATGGTGCTGCTGTCCGACCCGGGCGTGACGGCGACGCAGGTACGGGAGTGCGGTGAGCCGTTGGTCGACCTGCGCGACGTCGACGCGTTGCGGCTCGACCACCGGCTTGCCGACTCCGCCGGTGCGTTCGCGCGGCTGCGGGTCGGCGTGGTCGACCGCCTGGTCACCGCGCAGACCCTGCTCCCGGCCGGAACCAGGCTCCTGGTCATCGAGGGGTACCGGCCGCTGAGCCTGCAAGAACACTACTTCGAGGCACACGTACGGCGGCTGCGCGACCGTACGCCGGATGCCGACGAGTCGGCACTGCGCCGCCACGCCAGCCGGTACATCTCCCCGCCCGCGGTGGCCCCGCACGTCGCCGGGGCGGCGGTCGACCTCACCCTGTGCAGTGTCGACGGCGAGGAACTTCCGATGGGTACGGCGGTGAACGACACCGACACCACCGCCTGCCACACCGACTCCCCCGACATCGGCGCGCCGGCACGGGCGAACCGGGACCTGCTCTGCGCCGCCCTGCACGGCGCCGGCCTGGTGAACTACCCCAGCGAGTGGTGGCACTGGTCGTACGGCGACCGCTACTGGGCCTACCTGACCGGTTCCGATCATGCCCTGTACGGCCCGGTCAGCGCCTGA